A window of Phocoena phocoena chromosome 6, mPhoPho1.1, whole genome shotgun sequence contains these coding sequences:
- the RP1L1 gene encoding retinitis pigmentosa 1-like 1 protein, which translates to MNSTPRDAQAPGHRECLLPSVARTPSVTQVMPAKKITFLKRGDPQFAGVRLAVHRRAFRSFGALMDELSQRVPLSFGVRSVTTPRGLHGLSTLEQLQDGGCYLCSDKKPPKTPSGPGRPRGRSPSQQSRDFEGCCEAPGTASSCKSLRAPRRITLVKNGDPRYQQTAVLSHRNLTAFLSKASDLLHFPVKQVYTTGGKKVDSLKGLLHSPSVLVCAGHEPFRPLAVEDVRRNGSEPLSGQTSRRKSGSWGPKAKQSVIHARSRPGSRPRRCSLLSERSGLGDPSVPLQSACTCPAPDGNPQGTPGQLSPSVAGEDIEKNVRVNEDGSLSVEMKVRFHLQGEDLLLWSRRVGRASSLTAASGVGPVLGQADPLGCVWRGPPRDPSEPGAQGLGPCEAGGVGAFDRGRWQPGSRYEIWMNPLYAPQGEQTASQRRSGLPQRSHSRTPRSQGVASRKRRSKDSASPSSSDRAPEGSENNSSFCSRSLEDGVGSCGPRLASGAGESTGEGAMPGLREHRGCLKPGTRGPADAFPDSLASGGSHEASSETGELHQGRPSKKSWAAPSWGATQGGGPGSPAVGPSSVRTEGPRAASGEDAGGHRPPSACASAPGRSRKQQSRAGTLSLPSVSVLSRGSQRDRPGQHHHPKDTHCPLGLPVSRPVPGPPSRGRARPDSPAPGPSESPHSRGSRASRDPGPCFSATLYSRDTRGSSSIPTTPVSNSDCASDFHPPNSPAAETEGDPEFRACSPAPTPSDTSGSFNSQADGLGEKAGGDSPKPSWPLVLPVGWPEGGRPGVHGASCCSQLGASPALGSPGGKTQSLPASQSWGGQGPFSEACSVCSRYCPMPRKPRPSGKKHPLRTLSHSEGTHSADGEPGGAEAGEEKLDVWRPRPPGSPGGAVGRAVRAVRRGGSHRGPKLGRTFQEKVSGGGDLEEQKEGGCMMLGTLPRASPGAVVRAWLSNISEEPVKYEMVDEGEDLAGRSPEGPEEDPVDQYPPDGLEGSVQARQVPLEGAASEKAEPDAALPGTGSAGPRSGEGLPCSGVSEAPTEAGKGKGAAVDRAMGQCVLPSRVSSSIHIMKALMGSRPGRPSSVPEVSSSEGRRLGRSAQALVTCLARLRFFDDDLGSPAGKVRFTDSPRYQELLSTLQALWPGSGLGHRELDSGLQELGWGQALPALGSHTAAEDFTPTSSSGVDVGSGSGGSGEGHGPCTVDCALVPERMGLPSSIPCQRPDSRISGNPEDPGNQQTSGSEAGGASSEDRAERNSGEQMLGSDLDQGVKNTMQEEGVQLEEIKEEKERAELQEEGVKGFPKEEGITGRESSGAGSQDAAGAREDKSLQEEQGDPTSATLSPPGKRESPKERSKSLRESDPDASGSRGGPNAEPSLEKLSTAAETGCGQTQAKLTQGAEERGTSTARRGPLDPDPLWVSKLLKNMEKAFMAHLATATAELQARWGLESNDLLDQMVAELQQDVGRRLQDHIEKELRKVQSRAGGTAPGPPREALRWETPQQTKQYGQHPQGLSDLSASSEHTQGRGPPSFSLEDVPTFRGALGTRLGEQVEEEGFCPCEACMRKKVAPASPRDAVRAASAPVREAFDLQQILQKKKGRCADGETAEAAPAKRGMEPLERDPSGTDPVRGADGGPELGSGQGPGVEVGHETLSRDEAPRGAEEGATAEKRERKTDPFVGSYPDGVGWGKQGVGREEGDPEVGSGAEDTGAGEAPGGSDPSPGGQNAGAESAEAQGADGEQQAESGGGNRGKREARPQLGLGHRQSREASRNSSSDQEGRPTPSPAPGADSPRQRSGLSSSSASSLGNCSRLSQKSSEDEPSDRPTRSLEDEAKGVPDPETKVTGTCPESSPSEQDGAPSGSRMPERGTDEGLTPELGEEGGPAPEQGTERGSDLEAEKVVKSLTSTEVIFKTLPMDRTDGFGQDDFDF; encoded by the exons ATGAACAGCACCCCGAGGGATGCCCAGGCCCCCGGACACCGCGAGTGCCTCCTGCCTTCTGTGGCCCGGACCCCCTCTGTCACCCAGGTCATGCCAGCCAAGAAGATAACTTTCCTCAAGCGAGGGGATCCCCAGTTTGCTGGGGTTCGCCTGGCCGTTCACCGACGCGCCTTCAGGAGTTTCGGGGCCCTGATGGATGAGCTCTCGCAGCGCGTGCCGCTCTCCTTTGGGGTGCGCTCCGTCACCACGCCCCGGGGCCTGCACGGCCTCAGCACCCTGGAGCAGCTGCAAGACGGCGGCTGCTACCTCTGCTCCGATAAGAAGCCCCCCAAGACCCCCAGCGGGCCGGGCCGGCCACGGGGGAGAAGCCCTTCTCAGCAGTCACGGGATTTCGAAGGCTGCTGCGAGGCACCTGGAACGGCTTCTTCCTGCAAAAGTCTCAGAGCCCCGAGGAGGATAACGCTGGTTAAGAACGGCGACCCTCGATACCAGCAGACAGCGGTGCTCAGTCACAGGAACCTGACGGCCTTTCTCAGCAAAGCCTCGGATCTGCTGCACTTTCCCGTGAAGCAGGTGTACACAACCGGTGGGAAAAAG GTGGACTCTCTGAAGGGTCTGCTACACAGCCCCTCAGTGCTGGTATGTGCCGGTCACGAGCCCTTCAGACCTCTGGCAGTGGAAGATGTCAGAAGAAATGGAAGTGAACCTTTATCTGGGCAGACTTCAAGGAGGAAAAGCG GGAGCTGGGGGCCCAAAGCCAAGCAGAGCGTGATCCACGCGCGGTCCAGGCCAGGCAGCAGGCCACGGCGCTGCTCCTTGCTGTCAGAGAGGTCTGGGCTCGGTGACCCCTCGGTGCCTCTGCAAAGTGCCTGCACGTGCCCTGCTCCTGACGGGAACCCTCAGGGCACACCTGGCCAGCTCAGCCCGTCGGTAGCCGGTGAAGACATTGAGAAGAACGTGCGTGTGAACGAGGACGGCAGCTTGTCCGTGGAGATGAAAGTCCGCTTCCACCTACAGGGGGAGGACCTGCTCCTGTGGTCCAGGAGGGTTGGGAGGGCCAGCAGTCTCACAGCGGCCAGTGGGGTGGGCCCCGTCCTGGGGCAGGCAGATCCCCTCGGCTGTGTGTGGAGGGGACCCCCTAGGGACCCCTCGGAGCCTGGGGCACAGGGACTGGGGCCCTGCGAGGCAGGAGGTGTGGGAGCCTTTGACCGAGGCCGGTGGCAGCCGGGGTCTAGATATGAGATCTGGATGAACCCCCTTTATGCCCCCCAGGGAGAGCAGACAGCCTCTCAGAGGAGGTCTGGGCTGCCCCAGAGGTCCCACTCCAGGACCCCCAGGAGCCAAGGGGTCGCCAGCAGGAAAAGAAGGAGCAAAGACAGCgccagcccttcctccagtgacAGAGCCCCTGAAGGCTCTGAGAACAACTCTTCTTTCTGCTCCAGGTCCCTGGAGGATGGTGTGGGCAGCTGTGGCCCACGTCTGGCCTCAGGGGCTGGTGAGAGCACAGGCGAGGGAGCAATGCCGGGCCTCAGAGAGCACCGTGGCTGCCTGAAACCCGGGACCCGAGGCCCGGCAGACGCTTTTCCTGACTCCTTGGCAAGTGGCGGGTCCCACGAGGCGTCCAGTGAAACAGGTGAACTGCACCAGGGCCGCCCCAGCAAGAAGAGCTGGGCCGCGCCTTCCTGGGGGGCCACCCAGGGGGGAGGCCCCGGCTCCCCCGCTGTGGGCCCCTCGTCTGTAAGGACAGAGGGCCCCCGGGCAGCCTCTGGGGAGGACGCAGGAGGCCACCGTCCACCTTCTGCCTGTGCCTCAGCCCCAGGCAGGAGCAGAAAGCAGCAGAGCAGAGCCGGCACCCTGTCCTTACCCAGCGTTTCTGTCCTCAGCCGAGGGTCCCAGAGGGACCGCCCCGGGCAACACCACCACCCAAAGGACACCCACTGCCCACTCGGCTTGCCTGTGTCCAGGCCAGTGCCGGGGCCTCCCAGCAGAGGCAGGGCCCGCCCAGACAGCCCAGCGCCTGGCCCTTCGGAAAGCCCACACAGCCGCGGGAGCCGGGCCTCCCGGGACCCGGGGCCCTGCTTCTCCGCCACTCTTTATTCCCGGGACACGCGAGGGTCCAGCAGCATTCCCACCACCCCTGTGAGCAATTCTGACTGTGCTTCCGATTTCCACCCCCCAAATTCCCCCGCTGCTGAGACCGAAGGGGACCCTGAGTTCAGGGCGTGTTCACCAGCTCCCACACCTTCAGACACATCTGGCTCTTTCAACTCGCAAGCTGATGGCCTGGGTGAAAAGGCAGGGGGTGACAGTCCCAAGCCTTCCTGGCCCTTGGTCCTGCCAGTCGGGTGGCCCGAGGGAGGGAGGCCGGGAGTGCACGGGGCCAGCTGCTGCTCGCAGCTGGGCGCATCCCCGGCCCTCGGTTCCCCCGGTGGGAAGACGCAGTCGCTGCCAGCCTCCCAGTCTTGGGGCGGCCAGGGCCCCTTCTCTGAGGCCTGCTCGGTGTGCAGCAGGTACTGTCCCATGCCTCGCAAGCCACGGCCCTCGGGCAAGAAACATCCTTTGCGTACCCTCAGCCACAGCGAGGGCACCCACAGTGCTGATGGGGAGCCGGGCGGGGCCGAGGCGGGGGAGGAAAAGCTGGACGTGTGGCGCCCTCGGCCCCCTGGCTCTCCGGGAGGGGCCGTGGGGAGAGCAGTCAGAGCCGTGAGAAGGGGTGGCTCCCACCGCGGTCCCAAGCTCGGGAGAACGTTCCAGGAGAAGGTCTCGGGCGGAGGAGACCTGGAGGAGCAAAAGGAAGGTGGCTGCATGATGCTGGGCACCCTGCCCCGAGCCTCCCCAGGAGCGGTGGTCCGTGCATGGCTGAGCAACATCTCGGAGGAGCCCGTGAAATACGAGATGGTGGACGAGGGCGAAGACCTGGCTGGGCGCAGCCCGGAAGGTCCCGAGGAGGACCCTGTTGACCAATATCCCCCAGATGGCCTGGAAGGGTCAGTGCAGGCCAGACAAGTGCCCCTGGAAGGGGCGGCCAGTGAGAAAGCAGAACCAGATGCAGCCCTCCCAGGGACGGGCAGCGCTGGTCCCAGGTCAGGAGAGGGCCTGCCTTGCAGTGGGGTTTCAGAAGCCCCTACGGAGGCCGGCAAAGGCAAAGGAGCGGCTGTGGACCGTGCGATGGGCCAGTGCGTGCTTCCCAGCAGGGTCTCTTCCTCCATACACATCATGAAGGCGCTGATGGGATCCAGGCCAGGCCGGCCCAGCAGTGTGCCCGAAGTGTCCAGCTCAGAGGGCAGGAGACTCGGCCGCTCGGCCCAGGCCCTCGTCACCTGTCTCGCCAGGCTCCGCTTCTTTGATGATGACCTTGGGTCTCCCGCTGGCAAAGTGAGGTTCACAGACTCTCCTCGGTACCAGGAGCTCCTGAGCACCTTGCAGGCCCTGTGGCCAGGGAGTGGCCTTGGGCACAGAGAGCTGGACTCGGGCCTCCAGGAGCTAGGCTGGGGCCAGGCCCTGCCGGCCCTTGGGTCCCACACTGCAGCTGAGGACTTCACGCCAACGTCCTCCTCTGGTGTGGATGTTGGCAGTGGTTCCGGAGGCTCGGGGGAGGGACACGGGCCCTGCACCGTGGACTGCGCCCTGGTCCCTGAGAGGATGGGGCTGCCCTCAAGCATCCCCTGCCAGAGGCCTGATTCCAGAATCTCAGGGAACCCAGAGGATCCGGGAAACCAACAGACGAGTGGTTCCGAGGCTGGTGGTGCCTCCAGCGAGGACAGGGCCGAAAGAAACAGTGGGGAGCAGATGTTGGGCAGTGACCTGGACCAAGGTGTTAAAAACACGATGCAAGAAGAGGGGGTACAattagaggaaataaaagaggaaaaagaaagagcagaacTGCAAGAAGAGGGTGTTAAAGGGTTTCCCAAAGAGGAAGGAATCACAGGACGAGAATCGTCAGGGGCGGGCTCTCAGGATGCGGCGGGTGCCAGGGAAGACAAGAGCCTGCAGGAAGAGCAGGGAGACCCCACCTCGGCCACACTGAGCCccccagggaagagagagagccCGAAAGAGCGCTCTAAGAGCCTCAGGGAGAGTGACCCAGACGCCAGCGGGAGTCGAGGTGGCCCCAACGCTGagccttctttggagaagttgTCCACAGCAGCTGAGACAGGCTGTGGGCAAACCCAGGCCAAGCTTACCCAGGGGGCGGAGGAGAGGGGCACTTCCACAGCCCGCAGAGGGCCTCTGGACCCTGACCCCCTCTGGGTGTCCAAGTTGCTGAAGAACATGGAGAAGGCCTTCATGGCCCACCTCGCCACTGCCACGGCCGAGCTCCAAGCCCGCTGGGGCCTGGAGAGCAACGACCTGCTGGACCAGATGGTGGCCGAGCTGCAGCAGGACGTGGGCCGGCGGCTCCAGGACCACATCGAGAAGGAGCTCCGCAAGGTGCAGAGCCGGGCGGGGGGTACGGCGCCGGGGccacccagggaagccctccgctGGGAGACGCCCCAGCAGACCAAGCAGTACGGGCAGCACCCCCAGGGCCTGAGTGACCTCTCAGCTTCCTCCGAGCACACGCAGGGCCGGGGgcccccctccttctccctggaGGACGTGCCAACCTTCAGAGGAGCCCTGGGGACCCGGCTCGGGGAGCAGGTTGAGGAGGAGGGGTTCTGTCCCTGCGAGGCCTGCATGAGGAAGAAAGTGGCCCCTGCATCCCCGAGGGACGCAGTGCGGGCGGCCAGTGCGCCCGTCAGAGAGGCCTTTGACCTGCAGCAAATTctgcagaagaagaaaggaagatgtGCGGACGGGGAGACAGCAGAGGCGGCCCCTGCAAAGAGGGGGATGGAGCCCCTCGAGAGGGACCCCTCGGGGACGGACCCTGTCCGGGGAGCAGACGGAGGCCCTGAGCTGGGATCAGGCCAGGGCcccggggtggaggtggggcacgAGACCCTCAGCAGAGATGAAGCCCCCcggggggcagaggagggggcaactgctgagaagagagaaaggaaaacagacccCTTTGTAGGCAGCTACCcggacggggtggggtgggggaagcagggTGTGGGCAGGGAAGAAGGAGACCCAGAGGTGGGCTCTGGGGCTGAGGACACTGGGGCGGGTGAAGCCCCGGGAGGAAGTGACCCAAGTCCGGGAGGACAGAACGCTGGTGCTGAAAGtgcagaggcccagggagctgaCGGGGAGCAACAGGCAGAGTCAGGAGGAGGAAATCGAGGTAAGAGAGAAGCGCGCCCTCAGCTTGGCCTCGGACACCGCCAGTCGCGTGAGGCTTCTAGAAACAGCAGCTCAGACCAGGAGGGCAGGCCCACGCCGTCCCCAGCCCCAGGTGCAGACTCCCCCCGCCAAAGGTCAGGCCTCTCGTCCTCCAGCGCATCATCTCTGGGGAACTGCTCTCGGCTCTCTCAGAAAAGCTCCGAAGATGAGCCTTCAGACAGACCCACGAGGAGCCTTGAAGATGAGGCCAAGGGCGTCCCTGATCCAGAGACAAAAGTCACAGGCACGTGTCCAGAAAGCTCCCCTTCTGAGCAAGACGGGGCCCCCTCAGGCTCGAGGATGCCAGAGCGAGGAACAGATGAAGGTTTGACTCCagagctgggggaagagggaggccCGGCTCCAGAGCAGGGGACAGAGAGAGGCTCTGACTTAGAAGCTGAGAAGGTAGTGAAAAGTCTCACTTCCACAGAAGTGATATTTAAAACCCTCCCCATGGACAGGACAGATGGCTTTGGCCAAGACGACTTTGATTTCTAA